The Terriglobia bacterium DNA segment GAAGAGCGTTTCACTGCCGCAGATCACGACCGGCAAGCGGCCGATGAACGTCTCCGAGAAGATATTCGCGCGACACTTCATCAACTCTGAAGGGGAACTCGGAGTGCCTTACGTGAAGCCTGGAGATACTGGCTTCGCGCGCACCGATCTGCGCTTCTCGCACGAATACGTAACGCCGATGGCGGCGATCTTCTACGAGCACTTCGTCGGCAAGGACGAACCGGTTACCGATAAGGACTCGATCATCTTCTTCCGCGATCACCTCACGTTTCTCGACGACGTCATCTCCGAGGAGAAGCGCAAGATGGGTTTGCTCGACCTTGCCGGGCAGCTCAAGCTCAAGCAGCAGGACTTTGCCGCGAAGCAGGGAATTCGCCTTCACGGCGAACTCAAGGACCGCAAGGGCTCGGAAGGCATCTGCCATTCCATCGTGCTCGAGAGCTACGCGCTTCCGGGACAACTCAACGTCGGCTCCGACTCGCACACGCCGCACGTCGGCGCCATCGGCTGCATCGCCTTCGGCATCGGAACCACGGATGTGTTCAACTCCTGGTTCACCCGCGACATTCGCGTCAGCGTGCCCGAGTCGATCAAGGTCGTGATTCGCGGCAAGCGACGCGCGAACGTTACGGCGAAAGACTTCATCCTCAAGCTGCTTGCAATGGACTACATCAAGTCCGGCAAGGCGCTGGCGAAGGTCATCGAGTACAGCGGCGAAGCCATCGAAGAGCTCAGCGTCGATGAGCGCGCGACCATGACCAACATGGCGGCCGAGATCGGCGGCTTCACCGGCATCGTCGCTCCGGATCGCAAGGTGGTCGAGTTCCTCGTCACGCGCCGCAACATGCCGCGCGCGGAAGCCGAACGGCTGATCGAAGGACTTCACTCCGATCCCGGCGCCGAATACGCGCATGTCATCGAGTTCGATGCCGCGGAGATCTATCCCATGGTTGCGACTCCGGGAGATCCGGGGAATGGCAAGTTCGTCCGCGACCTGAATACTCCGGTTCCGGTAGAGATCGCTTATGGCGGAACCTGCACCGCGGGCAAGAACGAGGACATGGATATGTACGCGCGCGTGCTCGCCGACGCTGTCGCCGAAGGCAAACGCGTTGCCGCGAACACGAAATTCTATATCCAGTTCGGCTCGCAGGAGACGCGCGAGTATTGCGTTCGCAAGGGCTATCTCGAGATTTTCGAGAAAGCAGGAGCGACGGTGATCGAGCCTTCGTGCGGCGCCTGCATCAATGCCGGCCCCGGTGTCTCCACCCGTCCGGACCAGGTGGTGATCAGCGCCCAGAACCGCAACTTCCCCGGACGCAGCGGCCCGGGCCAGATGTACCTGGCGTCGCCGCTGACGGTCGCGGCCAGCGCGATCGCGGGGTATATCGTGGAGTACTGAGATCGTGCCATCGGGCGATCGGGCCATCGGGCCATTGAGATCGCATCCGCCATCTGCAATCCGCAACGGCGAGAGCCATTAGCCATTAGCAATTAGCAACACCCACCCCCTCGTTCTCCACTTGTGTGGTTTCAATGAGTTGCGGAAATTTTGGCGGAAGATCTATGTGGGCCTGCGGGTTAGATCCCAAAATACAGTTGGCGTAGGAGTTAGCAGCGGTTTTTGAGGGATCCGAGGATCGGACGATTGGAGGATCGGAAGAACGGAACGAGTGCGTGCCGGTCTCAGGGGTCGGGGTGGTGTCGAGGGCTGTGGCTTCGGTTGGGGAGAATGCAGGTCCTTCGGCTCCGCAGTTCCGCATCTCCGATGCGAAACAGCTCCGCTCAGGATGACGAGGTTGGGTGGATGATGCGAAACTGCTCCGCTCAGGATGACACGGTGAGGTGGATGCGTCGGCGGGATCGGCGTCGCGGACGAGGTGGTCGCCGACGCGGTGGTAGCCGCGGACTTTGGGGAGTTTGCGGCAGTTGCGGGGGGACAAACATTCGTCTTGTTTGGGGCAGGCGGCGCATTTTTCTTTGGCGGGGCGCATGGCTCGGGCGCGTTCCATTTCCAGGTCCATGTCGAGTTCGGGGCATTCGCGGACGGGTTCGCGGGCCGACAGGCCGGAGGAAGGTATGCGCGCCTGGAGCGCGAGTTGGAGAGAGTACAAAAGCGCGGTGCCCATTTTGATCTCGATGCGTTGGTCGAGGAGGCCGCGCTGGATTTCCATGATGGAGACGAGGATGGCTTCTGGGCCGTCGAGGAGCGGGAGTTCGATTCCGCTGTTCTTGTTCATGCCGACAGGGCCGCCGAGTCGGACGCGGCGCTGGTCTCTCTTTTGCCACTGGTAGTGGAAGTAGCACATGGTGTGATGGCGGAGTGCGGGCGAGCCGCATTTGATGCCGTTGGTTTTGATGTGGGAGCAGAGCCGTAAGGACATGGAGATCTCCAGGAAGCAATTAGCCATTAGCAATTAGCAAAGGCAACGGCGAAAGGGTGCCGGGTACCAGGTACCGGAAAATCGAAAGACAAAAGCAAAGGCAAAAACCCCACCCTGTTGCCAACTGCGGGCGACAAGGGTAGGGCACCACCTTGAGAGAGCGGCAAGAGAAACGGCCGTCCGGTTAGGGACGGCCGTTGTTTTTGTCTCTCTATTTTCAGAATAGCAGGTTGGGTATGGCTACTGTGACATCGGGGCGGAATTTATATTTCGATTGGAATGATGGGGTTGCGGCGAAAATGACAAAGTTTGTCTCTTGACAGGAATTTTCTCAAAACGAGAATACACAAGGTTAACGATGGGCGCTGAATGATAAGTAGGATTAATGTGTGATAAGGCCTGATACCGACAACTATCACTTCATTTGGAACAAATCCGAATACGTCGGATGTCTAAAACAGTATGAGAATGCGGTATAAATGGCTGCTGCCGCTGTGCTTCGGCATTGTCGATGCTGCTCTGATGTTGTGGGACATTCACAATCAGCGAGTGATTATGTCGATGGGCATGGGCTGGGATACGGGCGCACCTTTGTGGCCATACCAGACGCCCGACACCCTTCTGCTGGCGCTCAACCTGCCCGCATACGTGTTCGCAATTCCGATTACACGAATTCTTCATTTGTACTCCCCAATACACTACTTTGTTCTGTTCCCTGCGTACGTGTCGTGGTGGTGGCTGGCTGGAGTTACGATTGAATCACGGTTGTGGAGAAACAGCCATTGGCGGTGGCCTTGGGCAATTATCGGTGTGCTATGCGCTGTAGGCTTCACTCTGGCTGGCATAGTTGTTCTTCGTCATGCGGCTGCTTGGTGGTGGCGGTACTCTCGAGCCGTGTTCACTTCGGAGTTCATCATCGTGCTGCGTTTGTGTGCGCCGGGGGTGTGGAGTTTGATATTCGCAGCTTCTGCTACGGTGATCACGAAACGTCATTGGGCGCGATAGTGAGTGAAAAATCGGCATAGCGTAATCTATCGGGAGTGGATGGATAGGTTGCGATAGCCTTGTTTTCGCCAATTCTCGCCAGTTTGCGACTACTGGCGATTGGTGTCGGAAACAGCCAGGTCTTTAACCATCTTGAGAATTGGAAGTGTGTCACCGTTGGGCAGGGGCAGTTCGATCTGTTCCGCGGATTGGTAGCCGTGGCTGCGGTAGAAGGGGACGCCGCTCAGGGTTGCTCCCATTTCGCAGCGGCGGAATCCGGCGCCGAGGGCGGCGCGTTCGCAGTGGTCGAGGATGAGGGCTCCGATGCCTCGTCGGGCCCAGTTGGGATGGACGAAGAAGGCGCGGATCTTGGCGGCGTCGGTGGCTGGATCGAGTAAAGCGTCTTCGCGTCCGGGGCGATGATCGCTGCCGTATGGAGTTTTGCGCCCGCTCCATCCGCCACAACCCACGAGAACGCGCGTGCCATTGTCCTCGGTCTCGACGATGAAGTAGGTACCGTCGTTAACCAACTGCGAGTCCACGCCTAGCCAGAGACCGAGAGAGGCCTCCAACTGCTGCTCGGTGTAGGAACCCGTCATGAGGCCGCGAACCGAGCAGGCAATTAAGTCGTGCAGCGCGGGAATGTCAGCCGGGCAAGCGGTGCGAAGGAAGAATTGTGGGTTAGTGGACATTGGAGAGCCTATTGGCATTCGACGCAGTGGGAATGGGGGACGATGCGGAAATGACGAATGACGAATGTCGAATGTCGAAATGACGAATGAAAAGCCTAAAGCCACAGGGAGAGAAAACGGCAAAGGGAAAAACGGCAAAACAGGGCAGACGGTAGAGGGCAGAACCGAAAAACAAAGTCAAAGGCGGAAGCGATAGGCGAGTTGTGCCCGCCCAGCCGAGGGCGGCTGGGCCTACATAAAGCAGTTCGGAGCCGGATTTTGGCAGTAGAAGGCGGGGTGGAGCGGGCTGGGTGGAATTTGGGTTCGCGGGTACTTGGCGGTTTTGCTAGAATCTCCTGTTAAGTCACCGCTCACGAACCTCCTGGGGAAGGTAACGACACAACTATGGCTTATGTAATTGCAGAACCTTGTATTGGTACGAAGGACACGGCGTGCGTGGACGCGTGCCCCGTGGACTGCATCCACCCGAAGAAAGATTCCGATAAGTTCGCGACGGAAGAGATGCTGTATATCGACCCGGTGGAGTGTATCGACTGCGGGGCGTGCGTGCCGGTGTGCCCGGTGTCGGCGATCTTCGCGCTGGATGATCTGCCGGAGAAGTGGAAAGAGTATACCGAGAGGAACGCGAAGTATTTCGGAAGATAGGATCTCGGTTAGAGATGGTATTCAGGCGCGCGCAGGCGCGCCTTTATGCTTTAGGAAGTGCTTTGCAGGTGAAGTGAGGACGACGCTTCGCGTCGCTATGGGCCGGCGAGACGCCGGCGCTCCAATTGTGTTTTGCCCTCTGCCCTTTGCGTTCGTTAGAATCATCTTTCTGGCCGCTACTCCCTGGCTCTGTTCAGTTTCTCGTGGCTGGCGAGACGCCGGCGCTCCAAAGCGTGGTGTGCCCACATCTGCTAACTGCGGCAGATATGGGCACCAAAACAGGTGAAGCCATGCCGTTGAAGCAGTCTGAGGCGATTGTGCTGCGCACGTATCCGGTGCACGAGGCCGATCTGCTGGTGACGGTGTTTACGCGGGCTGAGGGGAAGGTCAAGGGAGTTGCGAAGTCGGCCAAGAAGTCTCGGCGGCGGTTTGGCGGGAGCCTGGAGCCGCTGACGTGCGTGCGGGTTTACTGGGAAGATAAAGAGCGGCAGGAGTTGGCGCGGATCGATTCGTGCGATGTGCTGCTCTCGCCGTTGTCGACTGAGGTCGATTATCCCAGGGCAGTTGCGTTGGGGCATGTCGCCGAGATGCTGGACGAGTTGCTGCCGGATCGCGAGGCCAACGATACGGTGTTTCGGCTGGCGTGGGCGGTGCTGCA contains these protein-coding regions:
- a CDS encoding aconitase family protein codes for the protein KSVSLPQITTGKRPMNVSEKIFARHFINSEGELGVPYVKPGDTGFARTDLRFSHEYVTPMAAIFYEHFVGKDEPVTDKDSIIFFRDHLTFLDDVISEEKRKMGLLDLAGQLKLKQQDFAAKQGIRLHGELKDRKGSEGICHSIVLESYALPGQLNVGSDSHTPHVGAIGCIAFGIGTTDVFNSWFTRDIRVSVPESIKVVIRGKRRANVTAKDFILKLLAMDYIKSGKALAKVIEYSGEAIEELSVDERATMTNMAAEIGGFTGIVAPDRKVVEFLVTRRNMPRAEAERLIEGLHSDPGAEYAHVIEFDAAEIYPMVATPGDPGNGKFVRDLNTPVPVEIAYGGTCTAGKNEDMDMYARVLADAVAEGKRVAANTKFYIQFGSQETREYCVRKGYLEIFEKAGATVIEPSCGACINAGPGVSTRPDQVVISAQNRNFPGRSGPGQMYLASPLTVAASAIAGYIVEY
- a CDS encoding GNAT family N-acetyltransferase, which encodes MSTNPQFFLRTACPADIPALHDLIACSVRGLMTGSYTEQQLEASLGLWLGVDSQLVNDGTYFIVETEDNGTRVLVGCGGWSGRKTPYGSDHRPGREDALLDPATDAAKIRAFFVHPNWARRGIGALILDHCERAALGAGFRRCEMGATLSGVPFYRSHGYQSAEQIELPLPNGDTLPILKMVKDLAVSDTNRQ
- a CDS encoding ferredoxin family protein, with amino-acid sequence MAYVIAEPCIGTKDTACVDACPVDCIHPKKDSDKFATEEMLYIDPVECIDCGACVPVCPVSAIFALDDLPEKWKEYTERNAKYFGR
- the recO gene encoding DNA repair protein RecO; amino-acid sequence: MGTKTGEAMPLKQSEAIVLRTYPVHEADLLVTVFTRAEGKVKGVAKSAKKSRRRFGGSLEPLTCVRVYWEDKERQELARIDSCDVLLSPLSTEVDYPRAVALGHVAEMLDELLPDREANDTVFRLAWAVLQNLPVGNIWMPITYFDLWMVRLMGFLPELDRCTVCERPLDGQKAYFHALADGLMCPQDKRLASSEMSAESRQMAAQMFRQPVEKFAGQEWTRA